In a single window of the Anabas testudineus chromosome 17, fAnaTes1.2, whole genome shotgun sequence genome:
- the pdca gene encoding phosducin a — protein MSDTAQEEEELPANHTGPKGVINDWRRFKLDSVDQTVPQNKRQLLRQMSSPRDDDKERPNRKMSTQEYELIQNEDERCLKRYRKQCMQEMHERLSFGPKFEEVHELESGEAFLDVIEREHRLTPVVVHIYQHGVKGCEQLNSCLDCLALEFSSVKFCRIDAVATGAGERFSSEVLPALLVYKAGELLGNFLSVTKHFNEEFFATDVEAFLNEYGLLPEKELTACADDEDDGRDVE, from the exons ATGTCTGATACTGCccaggaagaagaggagcttCCTGCCAATCACACAG GTCCAAAAGGTGTGATTAATGACTGGCGAAGGTTTAAGCTAGATAGCGTGGATCAGACTGTCCCTCAAAACAAGAGGCAGCTGCTCAGACAAATGTCCAGTCCTCGAGACGACGACAAGGAAAGACCCAACAGAAAG ATGAGCACTCAGGAGTATGAGCTGATTCAAAACGAGGACGAACGTTGTCTGAAACGCTACAGAAAACAGTGCATGCAGGAAATGCATGAGCGCTTGAGCTTTGGCCCGAAGTTTGAAGAAGTCCACGAGCTGGAGAGTGGAGAAGCCTTCCTGGATGTCATAGAGAGGGAACATCGCTTGACTCCAGTAGTAGTCCACATCTACCAACATGGTGTCAAAG GCTGTGAACAGCTGAACTCATGTCTGGACTGTCTGGCTTTGGAGTTCTCTTCTGTCAAATTTTGTCGTATTGATGCTGTGGCTACAGGTGCTGGTGAGCGCTTCTCCTCTGAG GTTCTTCCTGCCCTGCTGGTGTACAAGGCCGGTGAGTTACTGGGTAATTTCCTGTCTGTTACCAAGCACTTCAATGAAGAGTTCTTTGCAACAGATGTGGAAGCATTTCTCAATGAATATGGCCTCTTGCCTGAGAAGGAGCTCACAGCGTGTGCAGATGATGAGGACGACGGACGTGACgtggaataa